The sequence below is a genomic window from Mycobacterium sp. ITM-2016-00316.
TGGGTCAGGAACGACACCTTGCTGACGTCACCGATCAGCGTGGCGCCCACCAGCTTCCCGTCCCGGATGACGATGGTTTTGTACACACCGTGCTTGGGCTCGGAGTACTGGACGAACTCGTCGTCGGGATGTTCCGGGCCCTTGACGCCCATCGACGCGACGTCCACACCGGCCACCTTCAGCTTGGTGGCCACCCGCGAACCGTGGTAGGCAGCCCCGCTGTCGGTGCCGGTCAGATGGTCGGCAAGGACCTTCGCCTGCTCCCACAGCGGTGCGACCAGACCGTAGACCTGTCCGCGATGTTGTGCGCACTCGCCGACGACGTAGATGTCGTCATCGTCGACCGAGCGCATGTGGTCGTCGGTGACGATGGCGCGCTCGACGGTGAGCCCGGCTCGTTGTGCCAGTCCGACATTGGGCCGGATGCCCGCCGCGATCACCAGCATGTCGCAGTCCAGCCGCTCCCCGTCGGCGAACACGATCCCGGTGAGCTTGCCGTCCTGCACCAGCACCTCGGTGGTTCTCTTCGACGTGTGCACCCCGATACCGAGGCCCTCCACCGATGTGCGCAGAATGTTGCCGGCGAGGTCGTCGAGTTGCGCGTTCATCAGCGTCGATGCGGCATGCACCACGTCGACGGCCATTCCGCGACTCTGCAACCCGCGGGCGGCCTCGAGTCCGAGCAATCCGCCACCGATGACGACGGCCTTGGTTCGGTGGGCGGCCTCGCTGATCATCGCCGAGGTGTCGTCGAGGGTACGGAAACCGAACACGCCGTCGGCCATGGTTTTGTCGTCGGCCCACAGGCCGGTCATCGGCGGGAAGAACGATCGGCTGCCGGTGGCCAGGATCAGCTTGTCGTACCGCAGCCGGGAGCCGTCGTCGGCGAGCACCACATGCCCGAAGGTGTCGATACGGACGACGCGCACCCCGGCCCGCAGGTCGATGTGATTGTCGGTGTACCAACCCAGTGCGTTCAGATAGATTTCTGACGGATCGTCTTTGCCGGCAAGAACATTCGACAGCAGAATCCGGTTGTAGTTGCCGTAGGGTTCGTCCCCGAACACGGTGATGTCGAACTTCTCGCCGCCGCCACGGGCCAGCACGTCCTCGATGGCGCGGATACCGGCCATCCCGTTGCCGACCACCACCAGGCGCGCCTTCGCGGTGGACGCCCGATGTTCGGGTCGAGCGACCGCTTCGGTGACGGTCATCTAGACCTCGACGAGACCGAGATCGAGGATGACGGTGCCCGAGCAACCCTCGGGTGCGGCGATGTGCACCTCGAGCACCGTGTCGGCGAGCAGATCTTCGACGACGCGCAACGCGACGTGGGTGGCGCCCTTGGCGGCAATGGGGAAGTAGCGCATCGGAACCCCGTCGCGGATCAGCACCACCGAGACCATCTGTTTGGTCGAGTTGCCGCCGCGGAAGTACACCGGCTGGGTCACGATGCCCGCCGGCACCACATAGCGCAACGTGTCATGGATGGGCACCGGTTTGTCCAAACCGGCCCCTTCGAAGGGGAAGGCGCCCTGCAGGAACTGTGGTGTGCTGCCATCGCTCATGCTTCAGCGAAGCTAAGGGGCCATTGTTTCGAATTCGTTTCAGAAGTGCGTCGCCCGTGAATACCGTGGCGCACCAAGCGGGATACGCCCGGTGTGAGTAGGTGTTGACAAACCCGACACGGTGGGGCAATGGAGGCGGAATGGCCGAAACATAGTTTCTCCTCAACCGTTTCCGCTGCTGGGAGGAACTAGTGCCAAATACAAGCCGCAATCGTGACATCGCTCACTGGGATGCCGAGGATGTCGACGCCTGGGAGGGGACCGGCGGTGCGACCCCCGGGAAGGAGATCGCCAAACGGAACCTCATCTGGTCGATCTTCGCCGAGCATGTCGGTTTCTCGGTGTGGTCGATCTGGTCGGTGATGGTGCTGTTCATGCCGCAGGACGTGTACGGCATCGATCCCGCCGGAAAGTTCTACCTCGTCGCGATCCCGACGCTGATCGGCGCGTTCATGCGCATTCCGTACACCATTGCGCCCGCGCGGTTCGGCGGCCGCAACTGGACCATCGTCAGCGCGCTGCTGTTGCTGATCCCGCTGGTGCTGACGCTGTGGGTGATGGCCCAACCGGGCGCGTCCTACACCACGTTCATGATCATCGCGGCCTTCGCCGGCCTGGGCGGCGGCAACTTCGCCTCGTCGATGACGAACATCAACGCGTTCTATCCGCAGCGGCTCAAGGGCTGGGCGCTCGGCCTGAACGCCGGGGGCGGCAACATCGGGGTGCCGGTCATCCAGCTCATCGGTCTGCTGGTGATCGCCACCATCGGCAACACCGCCCCGTACCTGGTCTGCGCCATCTACCTGGTGCTGGTCGGGCTCGCCGCACTGGGTGCGGCCGTGTTCATGGACAACCTGGGCAATCAGCGATCCAACCTGGGGGCCATGGTCGAGGCCATGCGGTACAAGGACTCCTGGGTGATGAGCTTCCTGTACATCGGCACCTTCGGTTCCTTCATCGGCTTCTCGTTCGCCTTTGGTCAGGTGCTGCAGATCAACTTCCTGGCCGGCGGCGACACCGCCGCACAGGCCTCGCTGCACGCCGCGCAGATCGCCTTCCTGGGCCCGCTGCTGGGCTCGATCTCGCGACCCTTCGGCGGCAAACTCGCCGACAAGATCGGTGGCGGCAAGATCACGCTCTATGT
It includes:
- a CDS encoding molybdopterin oxidoreductase yields the protein MSDGSTPQFLQGAFPFEGAGLDKPVPIHDTLRYVVPAGIVTQPVYFRGGNSTKQMVSVVLIRDGVPMRYFPIAAKGATHVALRVVEDLLADTVLEVHIAAPEGCSGTVILDLGLVEV
- a CDS encoding NarK/NasA family nitrate transporter; this translates as MPNTSRNRDIAHWDAEDVDAWEGTGGATPGKEIAKRNLIWSIFAEHVGFSVWSIWSVMVLFMPQDVYGIDPAGKFYLVAIPTLIGAFMRIPYTIAPARFGGRNWTIVSALLLLIPLVLTLWVMAQPGASYTTFMIIAAFAGLGGGNFASSMTNINAFYPQRLKGWALGLNAGGGNIGVPVIQLIGLLVIATIGNTAPYLVCAIYLVLVGLAALGAAVFMDNLGNQRSNLGAMVEAMRYKDSWVMSFLYIGTFGSFIGFSFAFGQVLQINFLAGGDTAAQASLHAAQIAFLGPLLGSISRPFGGKLADKIGGGKITLYVFVAMIFAAGILVAAGVLDDAAAGAPTGTQMGAYVAGFILLFILSGLGNGSTYKMIPSIFEAKAQNHDEWSKDEKAAWSRSMSGALIGFAGAVGALGGVFINIVLRMSYVSDAKSATNAFWVFLGFYVVCAFVTWFVFLRMGAARQTAKDDLLPEQAVTA